A single region of the Anopheles funestus chromosome X, idAnoFuneDA-416_04, whole genome shotgun sequence genome encodes:
- the LOC125760964 gene encoding alpha-ketoglutarate-dependent dioxygenase alkB homolog 7, mitochondrial, whose amino-acid sequence MFVGLSCIRTGIHHNPVLLLRYLPELFSFRTLHQTKAPYCNNRVQTDVGKDISTVSCVFFGQWPEENREKFTKDMRVFDQFVDEKEENSLLEEIDPYLKRLRYEFDHWDGAIHGYRETERKHWYPANRAILDRIVSVAFEGTAMPYVHVLDLAEEGVIKPHVDSVRYCGNTIAGISLLSDSVMRLVRTNDEEQTDEESRQIFTQERDNKYWADILLPRRSLYVMKHTARYKFTHEILTNQESLFRDKLIKKTRRISIICRNDP is encoded by the exons ACAATCCGGTATTGCTGCTTCGATATTTGCCGGAACTGTTTTCCTTTAGGACATTGCATCAAACCAAAGCACCGTATTGTAACAATCGCGTCCAAACGGATGTTGGCAAAGATATTTCCACTGTcagttgtgtattttttgggCAATGGCCGGAAGAGAATCGTGAAAAATTCACCAAAGATATGCGCGTGTTCGACCAGTTTGTTGATGAAAAGGAGGAAAACTCGTTGTTAGAAGAAATAGACCCGTACCTGAAACGGCTGCGATACGAATTCGACCACTGGGATGGTGCAATTCACGGATACCGtgaaacggaacgaaaacaCTGGTATCCCGCGAATCGGGCAATCCTAGATCGTATTGTATCCGTTGCCTTTGAAGGAACCGCCATGCCTTACGTTCATGTGCTGGATTTAGCGGAAGAAGGTGTCATCAAACCACACGTCGATAGTGTACGG TATTGTGGCAACACCATCGCAGGTATAAGTTTACTCTCTGACTCCGTTATGCGGCTGGTGCGGACAAACGACGAGGAACAAACGGATGAAGAAAGCCGGCAAATATTTACCCAGGAGCGCGACAATAAGTATTGGGCTGATATATTGCTTCCAAGGCGATCGCTTTACGTGATGAA ACACACGGCTCGATACAAATTTACGCATGAAATTTTGACTAACCAGGAATCCTTATTTCGAGATAAACTGATCAAGAAAACGAGACGCATATCAATAATTTGCAGAAATGATCCATAA